GAGCCAGCCATCTTTAACCTGCTTTTTATCGGTGAAAGGCCCGGTAAAATTGATAACGGTATGGTGGTTTGAGGCATGCAATACACGATTGTTTACCCCGGAAATTTCGCCGGCATCCGAAATAAAAATCATTGGGGTTACACCTGCTGCAAACGTAAAACGAAATAAGCCAGATCTTGCAGTTGTAGTAGCCTCGATTGTTATCTCATTAAAAGCCACTTTATAATACCCGGGAGAGACTGTTTCATTGGCATGAGAGAACTTTCGATCATAAATACCTGCTTCCGGATTAACCGGCATAATATGAAAACTTCCTGCCGAGCCCTCCGGGAAACCGCTCATGTGCCTGAAGCAGCTGAAGTAGCAGATGCTGGTATCGGCATAATTATAGCCTTTGCCGGTGCGCGTTTCAGGGCTTAGTTGGATAAAGCCTGATGGAACAACCGCGCCGGGGTATGTACCGCCTTCGCTGCCCCATTTGGTGAATACATTGCTTTTTCCGGTGCCGATGAAGGGGTTGACATAGCGCAGGTGATTAGCTTGCTGGGCGATAACACTATCGCTTAATATCAGCGATAAAATGGCTATTAAAATTAGAGGAAGATGCTTTTTCAAATCAGTTTCTTATTAAGAATACATCGGTACACCGAAAGCGGCGTTTTTTTAATTCCCTCCCTTTGGAGGGGTGCGGTTGGCGATGCGGTGGCAGGGAGGGGTTTATTCGCGATGCCATTTGATCAGGCATATCGTAGAAACCCCTCCCTACACCCTCCCAAGGGAGGGAATCGCACAATCCCTCGCTTTAACCTATATTAAAAACTATATCTTTATATAAATCTTCTTCTTATCCAACACATAAGCAACGGCCCAGCACAGCATCATATAACAAATGGCAAACACCAACGTCCCCAGCGGACCGGGAAATATCCGCTGATAAAACACCTGGTTTATCCAATCGTAAAAACTTAGCTGCGGGGCTACCCAAATGGTTTGTAATACGGTTAGCAGCAACTCCGATAGCAAATAAATAGCTAACGAGTTACGCCCCAGGATGAGGAAGAAATTAGTACCATTCTTTACTTTTTCTATCTCAATAATAAAAATCAGCAAACCGAGTATCGCCAAATCGATGCCGATAGTAAGCAGCGAAAAAGTGCTGGTCCACAATTTTTTAGCTATCGGGAAAAACTGGCCGAAGAATAATGCCGATACGATCAGCAAACCACCGAAGATGAACAGTTTGGCTACAGTTTCGTAAGTTTTGCCTTTGCGCTGGATGAATGCGCCTGCTAAAAAGCCGCCTATCACGTTCACAATACCGGTGAGTGTGCTCAGCAAACCTTCGGGATCAAAAGCTATCGGTCCGCCTTTATCGTGGTATAAATGATCGTTACCCATTATCGCGATATCCAGCTTTGTGCCTGCATTGCCCAGCATGGTAAACTCTTTGCCCAATTCGCCAAACATCACCAGGAATAACCAATAGCCTAAAAGTAATACCACTGAAATCAATACCGCTGTTTTCTGGCTACAGTAATGAACTATCAGCGCGCCAAAAAAATAACAAAGTGCAATGCGTTGCAAAACCCCCATAATGCGGGTATGGCTTAAGGGGTTAAAAGCCCATCCATCGGCCGTGCGATGGAAAAACGGGAACCAATACATCAGGTAACCCAACAGAAAAATGATCGCTGTGCGTTTCAGTATCTTAGTGATAAAAGCTGCGTCTGTTTCAAATTTCTTTTTCGAGAAACTCAGGGCATTACCCACCGCGAATAAAAACGACGGGAAAACCAGATCGGTAGGTGTAAAACCAAACCAAGCCGCATGATCAAGCGGAGCCCATACCGTTGCGCCAGAGCCGGGGGCGTTAACAATGATCATGAAACAGATGGTCATCCCCCTGAAAATATCCAATGCCGTAAAGCGTTCTGTTGCTATTGCCATGTTTTATTAGTTAAGATCTGCTTTTTGTAGTGTTATTGTGCGGCCTGCCACCTGTTCGGCCACAATGGTTGATTGATTTGGCTGCCT
The sequence above is a segment of the Mucilaginibacter celer genome. Coding sequences within it:
- a CDS encoding acyltransferase family protein → MAIATERFTALDIFRGMTICFMIIVNAPGSGATVWAPLDHAAWFGFTPTDLVFPSFLFAVGNALSFSKKKFETDAAFITKILKRTAIIFLLGYLMYWFPFFHRTADGWAFNPLSHTRIMGVLQRIALCYFFGALIVHYCSQKTAVLISVVLLLGYWLFLVMFGELGKEFTMLGNAGTKLDIAIMGNDHLYHDKGGPIAFDPEGLLSTLTGIVNVIGGFLAGAFIQRKGKTYETVAKLFIFGGLLIVSALFFGQFFPIAKKLWTSTFSLLTIGIDLAILGLLIFIIEIEKVKNGTNFFLILGRNSLAIYLLSELLLTVLQTIWVAPQLSFYDWINQVFYQRIFPGPLGTLVFAICYMMLCWAVAYVLDKKKIYIKI